A window of the Methanomassiliicoccales archaeon genome harbors these coding sequences:
- a CDS encoding isochorismatase family cysteine hydrolase, which yields MKRAIVVVDMINDFVYGKFGSERARGIVSSVSTLVDTARKRGDLIVFTRDAHSSSDPELEIWGDHAMKGTAGSEIIPDLKVKEGDHVIEKTTYSSFFNTNLDEVLKKHGIKEVVIVGVTTDICVRHTAADAFFRGYKIVIPKECVQTISDEIQDRALDEMKRLYKARIEELSKVIS from the coding sequence GTGAAGAGAGCGATTGTAGTCGTTGATATGATTAATGATTTTGTTTATGGGAAATTCGGCAGCGAACGGGCAAGGGGAATAGTGTCATCTGTTTCTACGCTTGTTGACACGGCCCGAAAGAGGGGAGACCTCATTGTATTTACAAGAGATGCGCATTCGAGTTCCGATCCAGAGTTGGAAATATGGGGTGACCACGCCATGAAGGGGACGGCAGGATCCGAAATTATTCCAGATCTCAAAGTGAAAGAAGGTGATCATGTTATAGAAAAAACGACGTATAGTTCATTTTTCAATACAAACCTTGATGAAGTGCTTAAGAAGCACGGTATCAAAGAAGTTGTGATCGTAGGTGTGACTACGGATATTTGCGTGCGGCATACTGCGGCTGACGCCTTCTTCAGGGGTTACAAGATAGTGATACCGAAAGAATGTGTTCAAACAATTTCTGACGAGATCCAGGATAGAGCGCTCGATGAAATGAAGCGTCTTTACAAAGCTAGGATCGAAGAATTAAGCAAGGTGATATCCTGA
- a CDS encoding nicotinate phosphoribosyltransferase, whose amino-acid sequence MKRFFSASDEQILEGLTTDVYFTRTIEVLRAKGMMGQQALSEFTTGDLPNNWKWGVFCGLEEVVRLMEGKNIDLWGLPEGTVFRARTARGIKVPVLTVNGSYSEYCIYETPMLGMMCHSSGIATMAARCKKAAGNKLVISFGIRRMHPSICPVIDRAAFIGGCDAVSSLLGAQTIGEKPRGTMPHALIIMFGDQKAAFMAFDEVVDKDIPRVALIDTYSDEKQEAIMACEAVKNLWGVRLDTPGSRKGSFQELIREVRWEMDIRGYKHVRIIVSGGIDEKVIPSLVEAGADGFGVGTSISNARTIDFAMDIVEKDGQPVAKRGKFGGRKYLFRCDGCLEYEVSLSRDDVPRCSKCQSEMRLAEIPIISGGKRVYEERTPREIRAYVLKQLEKVEVD is encoded by the coding sequence CTGAAAAGGTTTTTTTCGGCATCGGATGAACAGATACTCGAGGGACTCACTACAGACGTTTATTTTACGAGAACGATCGAAGTTCTTAGGGCAAAAGGAATGATGGGCCAACAGGCATTATCTGAATTCACTACCGGAGATCTTCCGAACAATTGGAAGTGGGGAGTTTTCTGTGGATTGGAAGAAGTTGTCAGGTTGATGGAGGGAAAAAATATTGATCTTTGGGGCCTGCCCGAAGGAACCGTTTTCCGCGCGCGAACCGCGAGAGGTATCAAGGTACCGGTTCTTACAGTCAATGGCTCTTATTCTGAATACTGCATTTACGAAACACCAATGCTCGGTATGATGTGCCATTCAAGTGGCATTGCAACAATGGCAGCGAGATGTAAGAAAGCTGCTGGTAATAAGCTGGTTATTTCTTTTGGGATTAGGCGCATGCACCCTTCGATTTGTCCTGTGATCGATAGGGCGGCATTCATAGGCGGATGCGATGCGGTTTCATCGCTCTTAGGAGCTCAGACGATTGGTGAAAAGCCTCGCGGAACTATGCCTCATGCACTTATAATCATGTTCGGTGATCAGAAAGCGGCATTTATGGCCTTCGATGAGGTTGTTGATAAGGATATCCCTCGTGTTGCTTTGATTGATACATATTCAGATGAGAAACAAGAAGCAATTATGGCCTGCGAGGCTGTAAAGAATTTGTGGGGCGTGCGACTTGACACGCCCGGTTCAAGAAAGGGATCATTTCAAGAGCTGATCAGAGAGGTCAGGTGGGAAATGGACATCAGAGGGTATAAACATGTCAGAATTATTGTATCTGGAGGGATTGATGAAAAGGTTATTCCTTCGCTTGTCGAAGCTGGTGCGGATGGATTCGGTGTTGGAACAAGCATCAGCAATGCTAGAACTATAGATTTTGCCATGGATATTGTTGAAAAGGACGGTCAACCGGTCGCAAAGCGCGGCAAATTTGGTGGAAGAAAATACCTCTTCAGATGTGATGGCTGCCTGGAGTATGAGGTATCACTCTCAAGAGACGACGTACCTCGGTGCAGTAAATGTCAGAGCGAAATGCGACTTGCGGAGATTCCAATCATTTCTGGTGGAAAAAGGGTTTACGAAGAAAGAACACCAAGAGAAATACGAGCTTACGTTCTCAAACAGCTTGAAAAAGTCGAAGTAGATTGA
- a CDS encoding OsmC family protein: protein MDEGEFEVCIELIDDYKFRATFCSPKIQDLVLDEPKPLGSGEYPNAGKLLAAAIGNCLCASLAFCLRKAKAEVKSLTGRVYTTMERNAKGRLRLTRIRVEIIPEVDSFEKLKHCADIFEDFCIVTQSVKNGIPIEVKFKASSDEGKNTH from the coding sequence ATGGACGAAGGCGAATTCGAAGTCTGCATAGAACTCATTGACGACTATAAATTCCGCGCTACTTTTTGCTCACCTAAAATCCAGGATTTGGTTCTTGATGAGCCTAAACCGCTCGGGAGTGGAGAGTATCCAAACGCCGGGAAATTGCTTGCTGCAGCTATTGGAAACTGCCTATGTGCAAGTCTCGCCTTCTGTCTGAGAAAAGCGAAGGCTGAAGTGAAGTCTCTTACCGGCAGGGTATACACGACAATGGAGCGCAATGCGAAGGGGAGGTTGCGTCTTACTCGAATTCGTGTTGAAATTATTCCGGAAGTTGACAGTTTTGAGAAGCTCAAACACTGTGCCGACATATTCGAAGATTTTTGTATTGTTACCCAAAGTGTGAAAAATGGAATTCCAATCGAGGTAAAATTCAAGGCATCTTCTGATGAAGGTAAAAATACTCATTAA
- a CDS encoding Lrp/AsnC family transcriptional regulator gives MIDEKDRAILEELKKDARRTTKEISRAVNMPRATVHERIKKMYEKGIIKEFTAVPDYVKLGEPILVFILVSFIPNPKISQREVAQQIADLPGVTEVHLISGEYDILLKIRGKSMEDIGSLVIDRLRQIEGVGRTMTCAAFATVKERI, from the coding sequence ATGATCGATGAAAAAGACCGGGCAATTCTCGAAGAGTTGAAAAAAGATGCAAGGCGAACAACTAAGGAGATCTCTAGGGCAGTCAATATGCCAAGGGCAACCGTTCATGAAAGAATAAAAAAGATGTATGAGAAAGGCATCATCAAGGAATTCACCGCAGTGCCAGATTATGTGAAGTTAGGCGAACCAATACTTGTATTCATTCTTGTTTCGTTTATACCGAATCCAAAGATTTCACAAAGAGAGGTTGCCCAGCAAATAGCAGATTTACCTGGAGTGACGGAAGTCCATTTGATATCGGGCGAATACGACATTCTTCTTAAGATAAGGGGAAAATCAATGGAAGACATAGGTTCATTGGTTATCGATAGGTTAAGGCAAATTGAAGGGGTGGGGAGAACGATGACATGCGCAGCATTTGCAACGGTGAAAGAAAGAATATGA
- a CDS encoding CoA-transferase yields MGIFVDRNKLTTLREAAKIIQDGDMVAFGGGLCLREPIAMIHELIRQKRRNLHIVGTAHGFDVDLACGGGIVGAVEETHVSFEQDFGLAPNYRRACESGIVKIRESCCNTIINQLRAAEFGMPFVPMRSIKGSDEMKFHPEYKEFIDPYSGKKVVLVPALEPDVALIHVNKADVHGNVKLEPPYVADVLFMRASKKVIVTAEEIISEEEMRRIGPTVPYYEITSVVHVPFGAHPTSCYPYYAYDRSHIAEYIRLASAGPEVFSNEYLEKYIYGISDHSEYIQRVGGEAKMRRLASWRESPEKWMELFTYE; encoded by the coding sequence ATGGGAATTTTTGTAGATCGTAATAAGTTGACCACATTAAGGGAGGCCGCTAAAATCATTCAGGACGGAGATATGGTGGCTTTTGGCGGCGGACTTTGCTTAAGAGAACCTATAGCAATGATTCATGAACTCATTCGCCAAAAGCGCCGTAATCTTCACATTGTCGGTACAGCGCATGGATTCGACGTAGATCTTGCTTGTGGCGGTGGAATTGTCGGTGCGGTTGAAGAAACACATGTGAGCTTCGAACAGGACTTCGGCTTGGCCCCCAATTATCGTCGTGCATGCGAAAGCGGCATCGTAAAAATTCGTGAAAGTTGCTGTAATACGATCATCAATCAGCTACGCGCTGCTGAATTTGGAATGCCCTTCGTTCCGATGAGAAGCATAAAGGGTAGCGACGAGATGAAATTTCATCCAGAGTACAAAGAATTCATTGATCCCTACAGTGGCAAGAAAGTGGTGCTCGTGCCAGCACTTGAACCAGACGTTGCACTCATTCACGTCAATAAAGCCGATGTGCATGGTAACGTCAAACTTGAGCCGCCATATGTAGCTGACGTACTTTTTATGAGGGCATCAAAGAAGGTCATTGTGACTGCCGAGGAGATCATATCGGAAGAAGAAATGAGAAGGATTGGACCTACGGTGCCATATTATGAAATTACTTCGGTAGTCCATGTTCCTTTTGGTGCTCATCCAACCAGTTGTTATCCATACTACGCGTATGATCGATCTCACATAGCTGAATACATAAGGTTGGCAAGCGCTGGTCCGGAAGTTTTTAGTAATGAGTATCTTGAGAAATACATCTATGGAATAAGCGATCATTCGGAATATATCCAAAGAGTTGGTGGTGAAGCTAAGATGAGAAGGCTGGCCTCATGGAGGGAGAGTCCAGAGAAGTGGATGGAGTTGTTTACCTATGAGTAA
- a CDS encoding CoA-transferase codes for MSNGFEVGIDELFVVNVARTIKDRTTVFHGVSSPIPMVAMYFAKLTHAKDMVYFGGVSSAVDPNPPFLPYTTNDWVMIQGRTAMVTVDKIFDLAQRGELDRSFFSGAQIDKYGNQNVSLIGTPDKCKIKFPGGAGGCNLSADCVNYTIWTTRHRVQKKKDRIIYTLVDKCDFITNIGHITPYGTRKDLDLVGNGPDWVVTELGVFDFDPDTKIMRLRYLYPDTTVDTILENTQFRPVIHPEVRVMDMPTPEEVELIRKIDPLKVRQLEFQSEELKRKFVL; via the coding sequence ATGAGTAACGGTTTTGAAGTTGGAATTGACGAGCTCTTTGTGGTGAATGTGGCAAGAACGATCAAGGATCGAACAACCGTCTTTCACGGCGTCTCTTCACCTATTCCAATGGTTGCGATGTATTTTGCAAAACTCACGCATGCAAAAGACATGGTATACTTTGGAGGGGTTTCAAGCGCTGTTGACCCTAATCCACCATTTTTACCCTACACAACAAACGATTGGGTAATGATTCAGGGAAGAACTGCTATGGTCACCGTAGACAAGATTTTTGATCTTGCTCAAAGAGGCGAACTTGATCGCTCATTTTTCAGTGGTGCCCAGATCGACAAGTACGGAAACCAAAATGTGAGTTTGATAGGAACCCCCGATAAATGCAAGATAAAGTTCCCCGGTGGCGCCGGTGGCTGCAATTTATCCGCTGATTGTGTAAATTATACTATCTGGACAACTCGACATCGTGTGCAGAAAAAAAAGGATAGGATCATTTATACGCTAGTGGATAAATGTGATTTTATCACAAATATTGGACACATCACGCCATATGGCACGAGAAAGGATCTTGATCTTGTCGGAAATGGTCCAGATTGGGTTGTAACGGAGCTGGGTGTCTTTGATTTCGATCCAGATACAAAGATCATGCGACTGCGCTATCTCTATCCCGATACGACGGTTGATACGATTTTGGAAAATACACAATTCCGTCCAGTCATACACCCTGAGGTAAGGGTCATGGACATGCCTACCCCCGAGGAAGTCGAACTTATTCGAAAAATTGACCCACTTAAAGTGAGGCAGCTTGAATTTCAGTCTGAGGAGCTTAAGAGAAAATTCGTCCTATGA
- a CDS encoding CoA-binding protein: MKDQRIDAIFNPKSVALIGASSKEGKMGYVFAKNITGGYQGKIYMVNPSEDQIFGYKCYPDVKSVPDKIDLAVIVIPAKAVPKVMEELAQKGTRAAVVITAGFSEAGPEGKKLEEDMMEAANKGNIKVVGPNCFGIYNCNIGLNASLGVGTPPRGGDISFVTQSGAYGMAIFASALDHHMKFAKIMAHGNKAGIEDYEILRYLGDDDETRVICLFLESVNKGREFFEEAKRITPKKPIVATKTGRTAGAARAAASHTAALAGSFTAYKAAFKQSGIIFARNGIDLINIAKGLDWQPLPKGPRVGIITNSGGTGVELADLCEEEGLIIPELTEETQRKIRELIPPYASAKNPIDMTPIWPRFVELYSQLIKILYESDEVDIIIPIILQRAAMMPEVCKAVADRVNECLRSGLEKPTYVCWVSVRNALENMDYLQKSSVPCFDWPERTARAVGAIYEYVQFLQRRRIHIHKEA, encoded by the coding sequence ATGAAGGATCAGAGAATCGATGCGATTTTCAATCCCAAATCAGTCGCGCTCATCGGAGCTTCAAGCAAGGAAGGTAAAATGGGATACGTGTTCGCCAAGAACATCACAGGAGGCTATCAAGGAAAAATATACATGGTCAACCCATCAGAAGACCAAATCTTTGGATACAAGTGTTATCCCGATGTCAAATCGGTTCCAGATAAGATTGATCTCGCCGTAATCGTTATCCCTGCAAAGGCTGTGCCAAAAGTCATGGAGGAGCTTGCTCAGAAAGGGACAAGGGCTGCAGTTGTGATTACTGCGGGATTCAGCGAAGCAGGACCAGAAGGCAAGAAGCTTGAAGAGGATATGATGGAAGCAGCGAATAAAGGGAATATTAAGGTGGTAGGACCGAATTGTTTTGGAATTTACAATTGCAACATCGGACTGAATGCCTCTCTTGGTGTTGGAACACCGCCGCGAGGTGGGGATATATCATTTGTAACCCAATCTGGCGCCTACGGAATGGCGATTTTCGCATCTGCACTTGATCATCACATGAAGTTCGCCAAAATCATGGCGCACGGCAACAAAGCAGGCATCGAAGATTACGAAATTCTAAGGTACTTGGGCGATGATGATGAAACGAGGGTTATTTGCCTATTCCTCGAATCGGTTAATAAGGGAAGAGAATTCTTTGAGGAGGCAAAAAGAATAACGCCAAAGAAACCCATCGTGGCGACAAAAACAGGAAGGACTGCTGGAGCGGCGAGAGCTGCAGCTTCACACACTGCAGCACTGGCAGGATCATTTACAGCGTATAAAGCGGCCTTCAAGCAGTCAGGGATCATTTTCGCAAGAAATGGTATTGACCTTATTAATATCGCAAAGGGGCTTGATTGGCAACCACTACCGAAGGGGCCTCGTGTTGGCATCATAACAAATTCTGGCGGAACGGGAGTGGAATTGGCAGATCTTTGCGAAGAGGAAGGTCTCATCATTCCAGAGTTGACCGAAGAAACTCAGCGCAAGATTCGGGAATTAATACCTCCATATGCGAGCGCAAAGAATCCTATTGATATGACGCCAATATGGCCTAGGTTCGTCGAACTCTATTCTCAACTTATCAAGATACTTTATGAATCGGATGAAGTTGACATTATAATTCCAATCATACTTCAGCGTGCGGCAATGATGCCAGAAGTTTGCAAAGCAGTTGCGGACAGAGTCAATGAGTGTCTTCGATCAGGATTGGAGAAACCCACCTATGTTTGCTGGGTGTCTGTCAGAAATGCTCTTGAAAACATGGATTATCTTCAAAAAAGCAGCGTCCCGTGCTTTGACTGGCCTGAAAGAACAGCAAGGGCGGTGGGCGCAATCTATGAGTATGTTCAATTCCTGCAGCGCAGGAGAATCCACATCCACAAGGAGGCTTAG
- a CDS encoding acetate--CoA ligase family protein, producing MKAEAARLIRNVLDEGRTILLEHEAKAVLESYGIPSTKEILCKNVEEAIQAAELIGYPVVMKIVSPQIVHKTEFGGVKLNIRSTEDVKSSFEDMISRIKRTLGNFDFRGVLISETSRGHELIVGSMKDPQFGQMIMLGTGGVNVEVFKDVSYRLAPVDEIDALEMLSELKGKRLLDGYRGMEKANIDAIVSMLINVSHILVDFSEIYEMDLNPVFANSKGVVVADARIILSKDTS from the coding sequence TTGAAAGCCGAAGCAGCGCGATTGATAAGGAATGTGCTTGACGAAGGAAGAACGATTCTTTTGGAGCACGAGGCTAAGGCGGTTCTGGAATCATATGGTATTCCCTCAACTAAAGAGATCTTGTGCAAGAATGTTGAAGAAGCAATACAGGCAGCTGAGCTGATCGGATATCCGGTTGTGATGAAAATAGTGTCCCCCCAGATCGTCCACAAGACGGAATTTGGAGGGGTGAAACTGAATATTCGTTCGACCGAAGATGTGAAGTCATCGTTCGAAGACATGATTTCGAGAATTAAAAGGACGCTTGGAAATTTTGACTTTCGAGGGGTTCTGATTTCTGAGACCAGCAGAGGTCATGAACTGATAGTAGGATCAATGAAGGATCCTCAATTTGGCCAGATGATTATGCTTGGCACGGGTGGAGTCAACGTTGAGGTTTTCAAGGACGTATCGTATCGATTAGCGCCGGTGGATGAAATTGACGCACTCGAAATGCTTTCGGAGCTGAAAGGTAAGCGTTTGCTCGACGGCTATAGAGGGATGGAGAAGGCAAATATTGATGCAATAGTGTCGATGTTAATAAATGTCTCGCACATTCTCGTTGATTTCAGTGAAATATACGAAATGGATCTTAATCCTGTTTTTGCAAACTCAAAGGGCGTAGTGGTGGCGGATGCAAGGATAATTTTGAGTAAGGATACATCCTAA
- a CDS encoding uroporphyrinogen decarboxylase family protein, with the protein MEMTPMQRFEAALNFETPDYVPVSLFGGIFEVHFVPGMDVVRYGTSGANMAKAHIAFYEHVGGDTIYCLSDMGLIVQGWGVRMKLPAEPDIHMALGKFPVKEPGDWEKLEPLDPKVDGRMRLYLDACAICSEKYGDRVPIGVSMPSPLTTTTHVCSMEDTLMHMITDPDALKKGLKAITETVAAFINACVDNGAYFAGYLTTRASKEITTVEQYREFGAPYDEEVFKKTPAMVHVPHICGVEPMFEIIDDYRRKFKNVKAISWWDRGAKPNLSEAKATYGKHLALMAGIDHTNTLVTGTPDDVAAEIKDACEKAKHGSGFVLAPGCEVSPKTPWHNMRAAINAARRYGKY; encoded by the coding sequence ATGGAAATGACACCTATGCAGAGGTTTGAAGCGGCCCTGAATTTTGAGACGCCCGATTATGTCCCTGTATCGCTTTTTGGCGGAATTTTTGAAGTGCATTTTGTACCGGGAATGGATGTTGTAAGGTACGGTACAAGCGGTGCGAACATGGCAAAGGCTCATATCGCCTTCTATGAGCACGTTGGAGGGGACACAATCTACTGTCTTTCAGACATGGGGCTGATCGTTCAGGGTTGGGGAGTAAGAATGAAGCTTCCGGCAGAGCCTGATATTCACATGGCTCTTGGGAAGTTTCCTGTGAAGGAACCTGGTGATTGGGAGAAGCTAGAGCCACTAGACCCAAAAGTAGACGGAAGGATGAGATTGTATCTGGATGCTTGTGCAATATGCAGTGAAAAGTATGGTGATAGAGTACCTATTGGCGTGTCTATGCCGAGTCCTTTAACAACGACAACACACGTATGTTCAATGGAAGACACGCTTATGCATATGATTACAGATCCTGACGCTCTAAAAAAAGGTCTTAAGGCAATTACAGAGACCGTGGCAGCTTTTATCAATGCCTGTGTTGATAATGGTGCATATTTTGCTGGTTATCTTACGACGCGCGCGAGCAAGGAAATTACCACCGTTGAACAATACAGAGAGTTTGGGGCGCCATACGACGAAGAGGTCTTCAAGAAAACCCCAGCAATGGTTCATGTACCGCATATCTGTGGCGTAGAGCCAATGTTTGAGATAATTGATGATTACAGGAGAAAATTCAAAAATGTCAAGGCCATCTCATGGTGGGACAGAGGTGCGAAGCCAAATCTATCAGAAGCCAAGGCCACTTATGGCAAGCATCTTGCACTTATGGCAGGGATCGATCATACGAATACCCTTGTAACGGGAACGCCTGATGATGTTGCAGCTGAAATCAAGGACGCCTGCGAGAAGGCAAAGCATGGAAGCGGTTTCGTTCTTGCTCCTGGTTGTGAAGTTTCTCCAAAGACTCCTTGGCACAATATGCGAGCGGCTATCAATGCGGCAAGAAGGTATGGAAAGTACTAG
- a CDS encoding cobalamin-dependent protein (Presence of a B(12) (cobalamin)-binding domain implies dependence on cobalamin itself, in one of its several forms, or in some unusual lineages, dependence on a cobalamin-like analog.), with amino-acid sequence MNEDQYKMAYECVVNGKVGEAQKIGEMLKAAGIDSKEVGKVLIDAMNVVGHKYREREIALPQLILATHSFKKMLLPYVMETKGEAGTVVIGVAQNDIHDIGKNLVVGMLQVYGYKVHDLGKDVPLDKFIEAAKQHNANIVGAGTLLTATMPELEVILTKLKDAGLKEKVKYMVGGAPVTVTFAKRIGADGYAADAVLAVEMVSELMKGNQCYLAARQDKD; translated from the coding sequence ATGAATGAAGATCAATATAAAATGGCATATGAATGTGTCGTTAATGGAAAGGTTGGGGAAGCCCAGAAGATCGGCGAGATGCTGAAAGCAGCTGGGATAGACAGTAAAGAGGTTGGAAAGGTTCTAATCGATGCGATGAATGTTGTTGGTCATAAATATAGAGAAAGAGAAATAGCGCTGCCTCAATTGATATTAGCCACACACTCATTTAAAAAGATGTTGCTACCATATGTGATGGAGACAAAAGGCGAAGCTGGTACGGTGGTCATTGGCGTGGCGCAAAATGATATTCATGACATTGGAAAGAACCTTGTTGTTGGAATGTTGCAGGTATATGGCTACAAGGTTCATGATTTGGGAAAGGATGTGCCACTCGACAAATTCATTGAGGCCGCAAAACAACACAATGCAAATATCGTAGGAGCGGGAACGCTTTTGACAGCAACGATGCCAGAGCTCGAGGTTATTCTCACTAAGTTGAAGGATGCCGGCTTGAAAGAGAAAGTAAAGTACATGGTGGGAGGTGCACCTGTCACCGTCACATTTGCCAAGAGAATAGGAGCTGATGGCTACGCTGCGGACGCAGTCTTAGCCGTTGAGATGGTTTCAGAATTGATGAAAGGCAATCAGTGCTATCTCGCAGCTCGGCAGGACAAGGACTGA
- a CDS encoding uroporphyrinogen decarboxylase family protein has product MNSRNRVHAALAMESPDRIPVCGMGWTIGAIAGKYPTKEYAQNGEKMAKGQIAFWESTGVDILNPTSDMGQLAEGWGVRMRYEADLTPMLHEFAVKEPEDWEKLKPLDPRVDGRMHVTIKAVDMIRKSLGDKVAIMPYVPSPLTSATHVCNMEQVMMDILLNPDLLHVGLKTMSETIIAYMDEIIDAGADGALFATTRASGEITTIDQYKEFGEKYDRLVLSSVKKQDGLNILHVCGVEPHFSLLAEYKNANGINWWDRGSTLDLATAKREYGSRVCLVGGVDQTTTLILEDSHSVEQESKDAIDKGFADGRGMILSPGCEISPNTPLENIKAMVRAAELYGRRKN; this is encoded by the coding sequence ATGAATTCAAGAAACAGGGTACATGCTGCCCTTGCGATGGAGTCTCCCGATCGCATTCCAGTATGCGGCATGGGTTGGACGATTGGGGCAATTGCTGGAAAATATCCAACAAAAGAATATGCACAAAATGGCGAGAAGATGGCCAAAGGGCAAATTGCGTTTTGGGAATCAACCGGTGTGGACATACTAAATCCCACATCTGATATGGGACAATTAGCAGAGGGGTGGGGTGTGAGAATGCGATATGAAGCCGACCTAACACCAATGCTCCATGAATTTGCGGTGAAGGAACCTGAAGATTGGGAAAAATTGAAACCACTAGATCCCAGGGTTGATGGGAGAATGCATGTTACTATAAAAGCCGTAGATATGATCAGAAAATCTCTCGGAGACAAAGTCGCCATCATGCCTTACGTTCCCAGTCCATTGACATCCGCAACTCATGTTTGCAATATGGAACAGGTTATGATGGATATACTTCTCAATCCCGATTTACTCCACGTGGGATTGAAAACTATGTCCGAAACCATCATTGCTTATATGGATGAGATCATCGATGCTGGGGCAGATGGTGCTCTTTTTGCTACCACGCGAGCATCTGGTGAAATCACAACTATAGACCAGTATAAGGAATTTGGCGAGAAGTATGATCGCCTAGTTCTCTCTTCGGTGAAAAAGCAAGATGGTCTAAATATTTTGCATGTCTGCGGTGTGGAACCTCATTTTTCACTACTTGCTGAGTATAAAAATGCAAACGGAATAAACTGGTGGGATAGAGGAAGTACTCTTGATCTGGCAACAGCAAAGAGAGAATATGGAAGCAGGGTATGCCTTGTTGGTGGTGTCGATCAAACAACCACGCTGATACTCGAAGATTCTCATTCAGTTGAGCAGGAATCGAAAGATGCCATCGATAAAGGATTTGCAGACGGCAGAGGTATGATACTCTCGCCTGGTTGTGAAATTTCGCCGAATACTCCCTTGGAAAATATCAAAGCCATGGTAAGGGCGGCTGAATTGTATGGAAGGAGAAAAAATTGA